The region TTCCGATTAGAGCGTCGCCACTGTCGGCAGGTCACGGTGCGGATGGCAACTTACGGATTCATCCCGCCGTAATCCTGCGAGGCCTGCACCTGTCGATCGAAGTGGTCGCGTTTCTCTGCCGAACTCACGCCACCGCCGGAATAAGCCGAGTCGCCGAAGAGGGCAAACAGTGTCTCGCCAAAGAGGGAGCAGCCGGTGCAGGCCGGCAGCAGCAGGCACAGAATCAGGGCACAGAATCAGGGCACAGCGGCGCATGGCAAAAAAACTCCCCGAGCACGGGTGACGACGCGCACTTTGGCTTCTTTGGCTGGGCGAGGCGGAAAAGTACAAATTTTGGGGGAAGGTGTCCAGGGAGCTCACTCGGCGGACAAGCAGGACGGAATTGGTGCTCCATCGCCGCAAACTGCCGCGGGAAATCCATTTGGAAAACTGGGAGAAATAGGAAGATTTGCGACAGCCAGCGAATTCGCTGGTGCTATCCCAAGAACCGTTGCTATCCAGGCTTGACCCATCGCGCAAATCTCCTCTATCTTATGCTGTTTCAGATCGAGGGACGCGTTGTTGTTGCTGCGAGTACGCAGGTACCGCTGCGAGCACGCAGGTGTCCTTAGAGCTAAGTTTATTGCTCGCTTGTGGCCTGCTGGCGGTGTTGCCTGGCAGACCACTGGGCACCCCCACACCCTGGTGTATGGAGGACGGTGAAAGTGGCATCCGTCGCTGAACGCGTTACTGATATTGTCGCCGAACAATTGGGCGTCGACAAAGAAAAGATCTCGCCCGAAACCTCGTTCGTCAACGATCTGGGCGCTGACTCGCTCGATACGGTCGAACTGGTGATGGAGCTTGAAGAAGAATTCGACATCAACATTCCTGACGACGCTGCGGAGAAAATCCAAACCGTCGGCCAGGCGATCAAGTTCATTGAAGAAGCTCAAAAGAGCTAAGGGACGGGCTGCGAGGCGCCTGATTGGTTCGCCCTGGTGGGCGCTCGATCCTGCAGCCGTTCGAACGTATGATTGTGAAAGCCCAGTCCCGTCAGGAGCTGGGTTTTTGTGTTTGGATTCGTGGTGATTGTG is a window of Anatilimnocola floriformis DNA encoding:
- a CDS encoding acyl carrier protein is translated as MASVAERVTDIVAEQLGVDKEKISPETSFVNDLGADSLDTVELVMELEEEFDINIPDDAAEKIQTVGQAIKFIEEAQKS